The genomic interval GGCGCGGTGTGCGTGCCCGGTTGAAATCGATCACCGCGCGCCGTCTACGACACCGTCCGGCGTCTGCGGGAGCGGTGTTTATCCGCCCGCCGACCCGGGTGCCGTGGGCGCGGGCGGGAGCGTGAGCGGGACGGCGCCCTGACGCGCCCGTCGCACCCCGGCCGGCACCGGCACCGTCCGCGTCAGGGCGCACCGCGCGCCACTCCCGACGGCCCCGGGCGAACGCCGGTTCGGGCGCGTCCGGCGGCCGCGCGGCGGCGACGACCAAGGTCTGCGCGGCCCGTAGACGGCCGTACGTGTCATGCGCGCGTGCGGAGTTGATCCGGCCCAGGAGATCCCGTAGTTGCAGACGGCAGCCGATCACTTCGCTTCCGCCCGGGGCGGGACGGGCGGGGGAGAGGGGTGGGGTGAGAGTGTCCCGTGTCCGCGCCGGCTCCGTGGGGCGTTCCGCCGGACCGGGGCGGGCGGGATAGCTCTGGCCATGGATGTGCAAAGGGTCAGTTAACGCGTTGGAAAAGGTTCCGCCCTAATCTGCAATCCCTGGTCACCGGAAGAAGAACCCCAGGTCAACAGTGTGTTGAACTCGACTGTGCCCCTGGTGCGTTCGGCCGGGACCCCGGTTCGTCAGTGAGGTGGACCCATGCAACTCTCCCCGCATGAGCAGGAACGCCTGCTCCTCCATGTGGCCGCCGACGTGGCGGACAAGCGCCGTGCCCGGGGGCTGCTCCTCAACCACCCGGAGGCGGTGGCCCTCATCACCGTCCACGTCCTCGAAGGCGCCCGCGACGGACGTACCGTGGCCGAGCTGATGTCCTCCGGCCGCAAGGTGCTCACCCGGGCCCAGGTCATGGCGGGCATCCCGGAGATGATCCACGAGGTGCAGGTCGAGGCCACCTTCCCGGACGGCACCAAGCTCGTCACCGTCCACGACCCCATCGGCTGACGGGGGCACCGCGATGATTCCCGGCGAGATCCTGGCCGCCGACGCGCCCGTACGCCTCAACGAAGGACTGCCGCGCACCCGGCTCACCGTCCTCAACGCCGCCGACCGGCCCGTCCAGGTCGGCTCCCACTACCACTTCGCCGAGGCCAACCCCGGCCTGGTCTTCGACCGTGCCGCCGCGCACGGCAAGCGGCTCTCCGTCGCCGCCGGCACCGCCGTGCGCTTCGAGCCCGGCATCCCCGTCGAGGTCGAGCTCGTGCCCATCGGCGGCAAGCGCGTCGTCGAAGGGCTGCGCGGCGAGTGCGGGGGGCCGCTCGATGACTGAGCTCGGCCGCGCCGCCTACGGAGAGCTCTACGGGCCGACCACCGGCGACCGGATCCGGCTCGCCGACACCGATCTGTTCGTCGAGATCGAGGAGGACCGCAGCGGCGGCCCCGGCCACGCCGGCGACGAGGCGGTCTTCGGCGGCGGCAAGGTGATCCGGGAGTCGATGGGCCAGTCCCGCGTCACCCGCGCCGAGGGCGCCCCCGACACGGTCGTCACCGGCGCCGTCGTCCTCGACCACTGGGGCGTCGTCAAGGCCGACATCGGCATCCGCGACGGCCGGATCACCGGCATCGGCAAGGCCGGCAACCCCGACACCATGGACGGCGTCCACCCCGACCTCGTCATCGGCCCCGAGACCGAGGTCATCGCGGGCAACGGCCGGATCCTCACCGCGGGCGCCGTCGACGCCCATGTCCACTTCATCTGCCCGCAGCTCGCCGACGAGGCCCTCGCCTCCGGCGTCACCACGCTCGTCGGCGGCGGCACGGGCCCCGCCGAGGGCAGCAAGGCCACCACCGTCACCCCGGGCTCCTGGCACCTCGCCCGGATGTTCGAGGCGATGGAGGGGTACCCCGTCAACATCGGCCTCCTCGGCAAGGGCAACACCGTCTCGTACGACTCCATGCGCGCCCAACTGCGCGCCGGGGCCGTCGGCTTCAAGATCCACGAGGACTGGGGCGCGACCCCGGCCGTGATCGACGCCTGTCTGGCCGTGTGCGAGGAGAGCGGCGCCCAGCTCGCCATCCACACCGACACCCTCAACGAGGCGGGCTTCGTCGGCGACACCCTCGCCGCCATAGCAGGCCGCTCCATCCACGCGTACCACACCGAGGGCGCGGGCGGTGGGCACGCGCCCGACATCATCACGGTCGTCTCCGCGGCCAACGTCCTGCCCAGCTCGACCAACCCGACCCGCCCGCACACCGTCAACACCGTCGACGAACACCTCGACATGCTGATGGTCTGCCACCACCTCAACCCGGCCGTCCCCGAGGACCTCGCCTTCGCCGAGTCCCGCATCCGGCCCGGCACCATCGCCGCCGAGGACATCCTGCACGACCTCGGCGCCATCTCGATCATCTCCTCCGACTCGCAGGCCATGGGCCGCATCGGCGAGGTCGTGCTGCGCACCTGGCAGACCGCCCACGTCATGAAGCGGCGGCGCGGCGCGCTCCCGGGCGACGGGCCGGCCGACAACAGGCGGGCGCGCCGCTACGTCGCCAAGTACACCATCAACCCGGCCGTCGCCCAGGGCCTCGACCACGAGATCGGCTCCGTCGAGTCCGGCAAGCTCGCCGACCTCGTGCTGTGGGAACCGGCCTTCTTCGGCGTCCGCCCCCTGCTGGTGCTCAAGGGCGGGCAGATCGCGTACGCGCAGATGGGCGACGCCAACGCCTCGATCCCCACCCCGCAGCCGGTGCTGCCGCGCCCCATGTTCGGCGCCCTCGGCAGGGCCCCGGCCGCCAACTCGCTGAACTTCACCACCCAGTGGGCCCTGGACGACGGCCTGCCCGAGCGGCTCGGCCTCGGCAAGCGGTTCGTCCCCATACGCAGCACCCGCGGCCTCACCAAGGCGGACATGCGCAACAACGACGCCCGGCCGCGCGTCGAGGTGGACCCCGACACCTTCACCGTCTCCATCGACGGCGATCCCGTCGACCCGCACCCCGTGGCGGAACTGCCCATGGCCCAGCGCTACTTCCTCTTCTGATGGGGGACTGATGGGTCTTCCTCACGGCGTCCTGTACGGCGCGCCCGCGCCGGCGGCCGTACCCGTACCCGTACCCGTGCCCGTACCGGCACCGGCTTCCGCGTCCGCCGGGGCCCGCGCCGCGCTGCTCGTCCTCGCCGACGGCCGGTTCCCCGCCGGCGGCCACGCGCACTCCGGCGGCGCCGAGGCGGCCGTCCGGGCCGGGCGGATCCACGACGCCCGGACGCTGGAGGAGTTCTGCCGGGGGCGCCTGCACACGGCCGGGCTGACGGCGGCGGCCCTCGCCGCCGCGGCGGCCGCCGGCGCCGACCCGCTCGGCCTGGACGACGCCGCCGACGCCCGCACCCCCGCGCCCGCCCTGCGGACCGCGGCCCGCAGGCTCGGCCGCCAGCTGATGCGCGCCGCCCGCGCCACCTGGCCGTCGCCCGAACTGGACGCCCTGGCCGCCGCCCGGCCGCGCGGCGCCCACCAGCCGGTCGTCCTCGGCCTCGCCGCGCGCGCCGCGGGCCTGGGGCCGCCGGACGCCGCCCTCGCCGCCGGCCACGAGACGGTCAGCGGCGCCACCACGGCGGCCGTACGGCTGCTCGGCCTCGACCCGTTCGACGCGACGGCCGTGCTGGCCCGCCTCGCGCCCGAACTCGATCATGTGGCGGCCCGGGCCGCCGAGGCCGCGCGGCGGGCCCTGAGTGAGGGCCCGGACGCCCTCCCGGCGGCCTCGGCGCCGCTCCTGGACCTCATGGCGGAGCAGCACGCGGCCTGGCCGGTACGGCTCTTCGCCTCGTAGCGGGCGTACGCGGCGGACACCCGGCCCCTCCCGTCCGCGACCCCGGCCCCGATCCCACCCACCTCACCCGACCCCTGGGAGACCCCCGTGCACCTCGACCACGCCGACGCCTTCCCCCACCGGCACACCTACAGCGCCGCCGACCCCCACCGCCCCGACGGCACCCGCCGCGCCCTGCGCATCGGTCTCGGCGGGCCCGTGGGATCCGGCAAGACCGCGACCGTCGCCGCGCTCTGCCGCGAACTGCGCGACGGCCTCTCGCTCGCGGTCGTCACCAACGACATCTACACCCGTGAGGACGCGGAGTTCCTGCTGCGCAACGCCGTGCTGCCGCCCGAGCGCATCACCGCCGTGGAGACCGGCGCCTGCCCGCACACCGCGATCCGCGACGACATCTCCGCCAACCTCGAAGCCGTCGAGGACCTGGAGGACGCGGTCGGCCCGCTGGACCTGATCCTCGTCGAGTCCGGCGGCGACAACCTCACGGCGACCTTCTCCAAGGGCCTGGTCGACGCGCAGATCTTCGTCATCGACGTCGCGGGCGGCGACGACATCCCCCGCAAGGGCGGCCCCGGCGTCACCACCGCCGATCTGCTCGTCGTCAACAAGACGGACCTCGCCCCCTACGTCGGCGCCGACCTGGCGGGCATGGCGCGCGACGCGAAGGCGCAGCGCGGCGACCTGCCCGTCGCCTTCACCTCCCTCGTCACCGAGGGCGGCGTGGCACCGGTGGTCGAGTGGGTGCGCGCGCGGCTCGCGGACTGGGCCGTCAAGCCGTGACGGGCCCCGGCGCCGGACTCCGGGCGACGGCCCGGATCGTCGCCGCCGCGGACGGCCGGGGCGGCACGGCGCTGCCCGTCCTCGACGGCGCGGGCCCGTTCGCGCTGCGCAGGCTGCGGCCGTACGGACCGGGGGCGCGGGTCGCGCTCGTCGGGGCGATGAGCGCGCCGCTGGGCGGTGACCGGCTCGCGCTCACCGCCGAGGCCGGGGACGGCACGGCGCTGACGTTCACCACCACAGCCGCCACCCTCGCCCTGCCCGGCCGCACCGGCGAACCGGCCACGTACGACACCCGGATCCGGGTCGGCGACGGTGCCACGCTGCGCTGGCTGCCGGAGCCGCTGATCTCCGCGCGCGGCAGCGATCTGCGGGCCACCACCCGCGTCGAGCTCGCGCCGACGGCCCGGCTGGCGCTGCGGGAGGAGCAGATCCTCGGGCGGGCGGGGGAGGAGCCGGGGCGGCTCCGGTCCCGGCTGACCGTCCTCCGGGCCGGGCGGGTGCTGTACGACCAGGAGCTGGCGTACGGGCCCGGGGTGCCCGGCTGGGACGGCGGGGCGGTCCTGGGCGGCCTCCGGGCGGCCGGCCAACTGCTCGTCGTCGACCCGGCCTTCGAGGCGCGTCCGATGACGTCCCGGGCGCTGGGCGAGGGCGCCGCGCTGATGCCGCTCGCGGGCCCGGCCGCGGTGGTGGCCGCGGTGGCGCGGGACGGTCTGGAGCTGCGCGGGGCCCTGGAGCGGGGATGGGGGGAGTTTGCCGGGGAATGCCGCGATGGGGGTATTTGGGAGCAGGAGTGATGAACAGCGGCACGTGTGCCGCTTTTTGTGACGTCATCCTTACGAATTAGTAAAGAAACACCCGTGCGACCTGTCCTATGTGGCATGGGAGACGGAAGGATCCCCGCCAGCAGTGCATTGCGATCACGCCGCTCCAAGCGGCGCACCCAGCAGGGGGATTCCTACGTGAGAGCTACATCCATACTCGGCGCGGCCGGCACTCTGGTGACCGGCGCGCTGGTGGCCGGGTTTCTGACCGCCCCGGCCGCCAGCGCCGGTGAGCGCGTGCCGGGCGGCGCCGCCGAGGCGCGCGGTGTGCGCATAGCCGCCGAGCGCGCGGCCAAGACCGGCATCAAGTGGCAGGACTGCCCGGCCGCCTGGGGCCTGGAGAAGCCGATCCAGTGCGGTTTCGTGACCGTCCCGGTCGACTACGCCAAGCCCGACGGCCGGAAGATCGAGATAGCCGTGGACCGCGCGCGCTCCACCGGCACCTCGGCCGAGCGCCAGGGCTCGCTGATCTACAACCCGGGCGGCCCCGGTGGCTCGGGCATGCGCTTCCCGAAGCGGATCACGACCAAGAGCCCGCTGTGGGCCAAGACCGCGAAGGCCTACGACTTCGTCGGCTTCGACCCGCGCGGCGTGGGCCACTCCGCGCCGATCTCCTGCGTCGACCCGCAGAAGTTCGTCTCCGCCCCCAAGGCCGACCCGGTGCCCGGCAGCGAGGCCGACAAGCGCGCCCAGCGCAAGCTGGCCCGCCAGTACGCCGACGGCTGCGCCGAGCGCAGCGGCGACCTGCTGCCGTACCTCACCACCCCGAACACGGCCCGCGACCTCGACGTCGTGCGCGCCGCGCTCGGTGAGAAGAAGCTGAACTACCTGGGCGTCTCGTACGGCACCTACCTGGGCGCCGTCTACGGCACCCTCTTCCCGTCCCACGTCCGCCGCATGGTCGTCGACAGCGTCGTCAACCCGGCCACGGACAACATCTGGTACGAGGCGAACCTGGAGCAGGACGTCGCCTTCGAGGGCCGCTTCAAGGACTGGGAGGCGTGGGTCGCCAAGTACGACAGCGTCTTCCACCTCGGCAAGACCCAGGCCGAGGTCCAGAAGGGCTGGGAGAAGATCCGGGCCACCGCCAAGAAGAAGCCCATCGGCGGGGTCGTCGGCCCGGCCGAGCTGATCAACTTCTTCCAGAGCGCCGCCTACTACGACTCCTCCTGGGTGCCGGTCGCCGAGACGTGGAGCAAGTACGTCGCCGGTGACGAGAAGCCGCTGATCGAGGAGGCCGGCCCGAACCTCGCGGACAAGGCCGGCAACATCGACAAGGAGAACAGCAACGCGGTCTACACCGCGGTCGAGTGCGCCGACGCCAAGTGGCCCACCAGCTGGAACAAGTGGGACCGGGACAACACCCGCATCCACAAGAAGGCCCCGTTCATGACCTGGGCCAACGCCTGGATGAACCTCCCCTGCGCCACCTGGAAGGCCCCGCAGCAGACGCCGGTCGAGGTCACCACGCGCAAGGGCCTGCCGCAGACCCTCATCGTGCAGGCCGACCGTGACGCCGCCACCCCGTACGTCGGCGCCGTCGAGCTGCACAAGCGCTTCCGCGGCTCGCGCCTGATCACCGAGAAGGGCGCCGGCTCGCACGGCGTCACGGGCCTCGTCAACCCCTGCATCAACTCCAGGGTCGACGCCTACCTCCTCGACGGCAAGGTCGACGCCAAGGACGTGACGTGCGCCCCGCACGCCGTTCCGGCGCCGAAGACGGCCGCGGCCAAGTAGCCCCGGGCGTAACGGAACACAGCACGACATAGCGAGCCTCACCCCGGTCCGGTAAGGGCCGGGGTGAGGCTTTTCTGCATAGCGGTAGCGACGGTTCCGTGGGTCGCGGGGTGATAGCGGAGTGGTCACGATTCGAACAGACCTGCCCCGGAGGGCTTGTTACCGGCGGTACGTTTCGCCGGTCCGTTCAGACCTCAGGGGATACATGCGCACCAGCACCGTCATAGCCGTCTGCCTCGTCGCCGCGCTGCCGCTCACCGCGTGCGGCACCGAGACGAAGGACAAGTCGCCCGCGAACGCCGCAGCCTCCTCGGCCACCACGGGGGACAGCCCCGAGCGCGGGGTCCAGCCGATGGGCGAGGCCGCCCCGACCGTGGGATCGGGCGGCGCCGGCCGCCTCGAAGTGACGCCCACCAGCGTCGTCTACGCGGCCAAGGCGATGGCCGACAAGCCCACGAACGGCCTCTTCGTCGTCGTGTCCGTGAAGGACCGCCCGACCTCGGCGTCGGCCGTCGCCGAGACGGCCCCCGCCCAGCGGGGCGGCTGGCAGTGGGTGTCCGCCGACGGCAAGGCCGTCGGCGCGGGCGACGGCAACGCCGCGAACGTCTTCCTCAGCGGCTACGACGCCAGCGGCCCCATCCCCGCCGGCACCACCAAGTGGCGCGCGCGGGCCTTCGACATCAACGAGCGCCAGCGCGGCGGCACCCTCGTCTACACCGACGGCGAGGGCAAGACCTTCCGCTGGCAGATCCCGGCCCAGGACTCCGGCCCCCAGGCCGCGGAACTGAAGAAGAAGCTCGCGGGCTGAACCCGGACCTCCGCGGACCCCCGCGGCGCGGCGCACCGGGAGGCCCGCTCCAGGGCTTCACCGCAAGGCTTCGCCGTCGCGCCGGTTCAGCCACACGGCCAGCGCCGCCCAGACCGCCGTCGTCACGACGATCCCCAGCGCGGCCGGGCCCGTCAGGTCGTGGATCCGCCGGGCGGTGTGGGCCAGTTCGGCGCCCAGGGCCGCTCCGACGTCGTCGCCCTCCGCGGCGGGGTCGTGGACGTGGTCGTGCGAGAGCGCCCAGCCGGCGAGGCGGACCAGGGCCGTCAGCGTGAGCAGGGCCAGAGCGGTCGCGGCCGCCGGGACGGCCGCGCGGAGGTTGAGGCGTGCCATGAGCGGCACGCTAACCCAGGCGTGCGGCCGTGCCGCGGACCGGGCCGCCCGGGAAGGCCGCGGCGAACGCCGCCCTCGTCGGGGAGTCCGCGCGGCGGTCCAGGACCGCGAAGACCACCCGGTCGAAGCGGTCCGCGAAGCGGCCCGGGGACGTCAGCGGGGCCCGGAAGGCGGCCGCGACCTCCGCCGGGTCGTTCATGAAGACCCCGCACCCCCAGGCGCCCAGCACCAGTCGGCGGTAGCCGTGGGCGGCCGCCACCTCCAGCACGCGCTCGGCGCGGGCCGCCAGGGCCGCCGGCACCCGGGCCACCGCCGCGGGGTCGCGGCGGGCGATCACCCCGGCGTTGGGCGCCGGGGACGCCAGGAAGCCCGCCCGGAACGGGGCGTCGAGCAGCGTGCCGCGGTCGTCACGGAAGACCGGCACACCGGGGGCGTGGATCACCCGGTCGCTGTAGAACGGGCTGGGGTCCGCCCGGTGGGCCGCGTAGTACTCCGGCGCCTCGCGCAGGCACCGGTACAGCGCCGAGCCCCGGCAGAGCGCCTCCTCCTGGGCCTGGGCGCCGTTGAGGTAACCGCCACCGGGATTGCGCGCGGACGCGAAGTCCAGCACCGCCACCGGGCCGTCCCCGGCCACCCGCCGCGCCGCGTCCAGGCTGCCCTCGCCCGTCACCTCGAACTCCGTGGCGGCCACGGGCGTCCACTCCGGTACGGGCACGGGCTCCGGGCCGTACAGCCGGGTGCCCGCCGCCGCCGAAGCGATCGCGGCGGCGAGGTCGATCCGGCGCCCGTCCCGCGTGGTCCAGCCGCCCGAGGCGACGATCCGCTCGGTCTCCCCGGCGATGCCCCGCAGCCGGGCGCTCATATGCGTTGTCCAGTCACGGTGCCCGAGGTTACGGATTCACCCCCCTCGACTGCCAAGGGTTTTCCCGCAGGTCGGCGGCGGGGGAAGGGCCCGGGGGCCGGCCCGGGTGGTCGGCGGGCGGGCTCCGTGGCGGTACGGTGTCCGCCTGCCCACGGGCCCGCCCGGGTGAGAGCGCGCCGCCACCCGGGGGACGCCCCGGTGCGGCCGCTTGCCCCGCGGCCCCCGCGCGCGATGGCCTGGCACCGGGCATCCCCCGCGCCCCAGGAGGCACCGAATGTCCGTACGTACCGGCGTGGCGGCCGCGACGGCCGCCACCGCTCTGTTCTGCCTCGCCGCCGTCCCCGCGGCGACCGCGAGCGAGCCCGAGCGCGGGCGGCTGTTCCTGACCGTCTCCGGCGCCCAGAACACCTGGATCCGGGGTGTCCAGCTCACCTGCCCCGACGCCGGCGGCCACCACCCGCACGCGGCCGCGGCCTGTGCCGACCTCCAGCGGGCCAAGGGCGAACCGGATGCGCTCACCGGCGACCGCCACTTGTGCACCAGGGAGTACGACCCCGTCACGGCCACCGTGGAGGGCGACTGGAACGGCAGGCCGCTCGTCTGGCACAAGACCTACCCCAACGCGTGCGGGCTCGACGCCGCGACGGGAGCGGTGTTCCGCTTCTAGCCGGTGCCGCCCGGCGCCGTGTCACGTGCCCCGCGCCACCAGCGTGCCTATCGTCATCAGCATCAGCACCACCCAGGTGAACCACAGCCAGCCGTCGCTGCCGATGGTCACCGAGTAGGCGGTCACCGTGACGAGTCCCCCCACCGTCAGCCCCGCCATCGCCTTCGCGGATCCGGGCATGCCGCACCTCCTCACGGCGGCCCGACGCGCGGACGCGGGAGGGCCGCGGCCAGGAGACCATCGTCTCCGGCCGCGGCCCTCACCGCCATACCTCCGACCCCAGGCGTGCACCCAGGGGTCTCAGCTCACCGCCCGCGCGCCTGGAGCGCGGCCAGGTAGGCGTTGTACTCCGCCAGCTCCTTGTCACCGTTCCGGTCCGCGGCCCGGTCCGAGCGCCGCGACTGGCGCTGCTCCGAGCGGTACCACTGATAGGCCAGCGCGAGCAGCACCACGACCGACGGGATCTCGCTGAACGCCCACGCGATGCCGCCGCCCGCCTGCTGGTCCTCCAGCGGGTCGATGCCCAGCGAGGCCGGCGGGTGCATGTACGTGCCGATCATCGGCTCCGACCCCATCATCAGCGCGATGCCGAAGAAGGCGTGGAACGGCATGCCGGCGAACAGCTCCAGCATCCGCATCACGTAGCCCGGCCGGTGCGGCCCCGGGTCCACGCCCATGATCGGCCAGAAGAACACCAGGCCGACCGCGAGGAAGTGCACCATCATCGCGATGTGCCCGGTCCTGGACTCCATCAGGAAGTCGAAGAGCGGCGTGAAGTACAGGGCGTACAGGCTCGCGATGAACAGCGGGATCGTGAACGCCGGGTGCGTGATGATCCGCATGTAGCGGCTGTGCAGCAGCGCCACCAGCCACTCCCGCGGGCCCTTGCGCCCGCGCCCCGCCGTGGGCAGCGCCCGCAGCGTCAGCGTCACCGGCGCGCCGAGCAGCAGCAGGATCGGGGAGAGCATGCTGATCACCATGTGCTGCACCATGTGCACGCTGAACATGACCATGCCGTAGTCGTTCAGCTTGGTGCACATCACCAGCCACACCGACAGCACGCCGAGCACGAACGCGACCGTACGGCCGACGGGCCAGGCGTCACCGCGCATCCGCAGCCGCACCACACCCCAGCCGTACAGGGCCAGCCCCAGCAAGCAACCGATCATGAAGAACGGATCGCCGCTGAACTCCAGACCCCGTCCCAGCGTGAACGGCGGCATGTCCATCATCATGCCGTGCCCGCTGTGATCCATCCGCGTCTCTCCCATTTCGTACCGATGCGCCGGGACCAGAGTAGAGCCGCCCCCGGCCGGAGCTCCGGCCGGGGGCGGTACGGCGGCGGCCGCGAAGATCACTTCACAGGACGCACTCCACCTCGGCGTAGCGCTCGTCCGGAACCGTCTTCAGCCGCTCCACGGCCTCCGCCAGCGGCACCAGCGTGATGTCCGTGCCGCGCAGCG from Streptomyces albireticuli carries:
- a CDS encoding urease accessory protein UreF produces the protein MGLPHGVLYGAPAPAAVPVPVPVPVPAPASASAGARAALLVLADGRFPAGGHAHSGGAEAAVRAGRIHDARTLEEFCRGRLHTAGLTAAALAAAAAAGADPLGLDDAADARTPAPALRTAARRLGRQLMRAARATWPSPELDALAAARPRGAHQPVVLGLAARAAGLGPPDAALAAGHETVSGATTAAVRLLGLDPFDATAVLARLAPELDHVAARAAEAARRALSEGPDALPAASAPLLDLMAEQHAAWPVRLFAS
- a CDS encoding urease subunit alpha, which encodes MTELGRAAYGELYGPTTGDRIRLADTDLFVEIEEDRSGGPGHAGDEAVFGGGKVIRESMGQSRVTRAEGAPDTVVTGAVVLDHWGVVKADIGIRDGRITGIGKAGNPDTMDGVHPDLVIGPETEVIAGNGRILTAGAVDAHVHFICPQLADEALASGVTTLVGGGTGPAEGSKATTVTPGSWHLARMFEAMEGYPVNIGLLGKGNTVSYDSMRAQLRAGAVGFKIHEDWGATPAVIDACLAVCEESGAQLAIHTDTLNEAGFVGDTLAAIAGRSIHAYHTEGAGGGHAPDIITVVSAANVLPSSTNPTRPHTVNTVDEHLDMLMVCHHLNPAVPEDLAFAESRIRPGTIAAEDILHDLGAISIISSDSQAMGRIGEVVLRTWQTAHVMKRRRGALPGDGPADNRRARRYVAKYTINPAVAQGLDHEIGSVESGKLADLVLWEPAFFGVRPLLVLKGGQIAYAQMGDANASIPTPQPVLPRPMFGALGRAPAANSLNFTTQWALDDGLPERLGLGKRFVPIRSTRGLTKADMRNNDARPRVEVDPDTFTVSIDGDPVDPHPVAELPMAQRYFLF
- a CDS encoding SSI family serine proteinase inhibitor translates to MSVRTGVAAATAATALFCLAAVPAATASEPERGRLFLTVSGAQNTWIRGVQLTCPDAGGHHPHAAAACADLQRAKGEPDALTGDRHLCTREYDPVTATVEGDWNGRPLVWHKTYPNACGLDAATGAVFRF
- a CDS encoding cytochrome c oxidase assembly protein, whose protein sequence is MDHSGHGMMMDMPPFTLGRGLEFSGDPFFMIGCLLGLALYGWGVVRLRMRGDAWPVGRTVAFVLGVLSVWLVMCTKLNDYGMVMFSVHMVQHMVISMLSPILLLLGAPVTLTLRALPTAGRGRKGPREWLVALLHSRYMRIITHPAFTIPLFIASLYALYFTPLFDFLMESRTGHIAMMVHFLAVGLVFFWPIMGVDPGPHRPGYVMRMLELFAGMPFHAFFGIALMMGSEPMIGTYMHPPASLGIDPLEDQQAGGGIAWAFSEIPSVVVLLALAYQWYRSEQRQSRRSDRAADRNGDKELAEYNAYLAALQARGR
- a CDS encoding alpha/beta hydrolase; the protein is MRATSILGAAGTLVTGALVAGFLTAPAASAGERVPGGAAEARGVRIAAERAAKTGIKWQDCPAAWGLEKPIQCGFVTVPVDYAKPDGRKIEIAVDRARSTGTSAERQGSLIYNPGGPGGSGMRFPKRITTKSPLWAKTAKAYDFVGFDPRGVGHSAPISCVDPQKFVSAPKADPVPGSEADKRAQRKLARQYADGCAERSGDLLPYLTTPNTARDLDVVRAALGEKKLNYLGVSYGTYLGAVYGTLFPSHVRRMVVDSVVNPATDNIWYEANLEQDVAFEGRFKDWEAWVAKYDSVFHLGKTQAEVQKGWEKIRATAKKKPIGGVVGPAELINFFQSAAYYDSSWVPVAETWSKYVAGDEKPLIEEAGPNLADKAGNIDKENSNAVYTAVECADAKWPTSWNKWDRDNTRIHKKAPFMTWANAWMNLPCATWKAPQQTPVEVTTRKGLPQTLIVQADRDAATPYVGAVELHKRFRGSRLITEKGAGSHGVTGLVNPCINSRVDAYLLDGKVDAKDVTCAPHAVPAPKTAAAK
- a CDS encoding urease subunit beta, whose protein sequence is MIPGEILAADAPVRLNEGLPRTRLTVLNAADRPVQVGSHYHFAEANPGLVFDRAAAHGKRLSVAAGTAVRFEPGIPVEVELVPIGGKRVVEGLRGECGGPLDD
- a CDS encoding TIGR02452 family protein, with product MSARLRGIAGETERIVASGGWTTRDGRRIDLAAAIASAAAGTRLYGPEPVPVPEWTPVAATEFEVTGEGSLDAARRVAGDGPVAVLDFASARNPGGGYLNGAQAQEEALCRGSALYRCLREAPEYYAAHRADPSPFYSDRVIHAPGVPVFRDDRGTLLDAPFRAGFLASPAPNAGVIARRDPAAVARVPAALAARAERVLEVAAAHGYRRLVLGAWGCGVFMNDPAEVAAAFRAPLTSPGRFADRFDRVVFAVLDRRADSPTRAAFAAAFPGGPVRGTAARLG
- a CDS encoding urease subunit gamma, whose amino-acid sequence is MQLSPHEQERLLLHVAADVADKRRARGLLLNHPEAVALITVHVLEGARDGRTVAELMSSGRKVLTRAQVMAGIPEMIHEVQVEATFPDGTKLVTVHDPIG
- the ureG gene encoding urease accessory protein UreG encodes the protein MHLDHADAFPHRHTYSAADPHRPDGTRRALRIGLGGPVGSGKTATVAALCRELRDGLSLAVVTNDIYTREDAEFLLRNAVLPPERITAVETGACPHTAIRDDISANLEAVEDLEDAVGPLDLILVESGGDNLTATFSKGLVDAQIFVIDVAGGDDIPRKGGPGVTTADLLVVNKTDLAPYVGADLAGMARDAKAQRGDLPVAFTSLVTEGGVAPVVEWVRARLADWAVKP
- a CDS encoding urease accessory protein UreD, with the protein product MTGPGAGLRATARIVAAADGRGGTALPVLDGAGPFALRRLRPYGPGARVALVGAMSAPLGGDRLALTAEAGDGTALTFTTTAATLALPGRTGEPATYDTRIRVGDGATLRWLPEPLISARGSDLRATTRVELAPTARLALREEQILGRAGEEPGRLRSRLTVLRAGRVLYDQELAYGPGVPGWDGGAVLGGLRAAGQLLVVDPAFEARPMTSRALGEGAALMPLAGPAAVVAAVARDGLELRGALERGWGEFAGECRDGGIWEQE